TTTAGTTAAAATTTTAACATTTTCATCACTATGTTTTTCAATTAGACTAAGTAATTGACATTTATATTAATTTAACGGAGGTAAATTATGAGAATGCTAAAAAAGTTATTTTTATTATCTATTTTAGTAGTTTTAGGTTTAGCAATTGTCCCTACAGAGAAGGCAGAAGCAGAAGAATCTGGCTCATGCGCAGATGGTTCTTCTTGGGGATTTAGTAATTATGATTTTTGTTTAAAGTCCTATAGTAGTGGTGATGATGTTTTTGCATCAATTACAACCACCAGCTCTATAGAAAGACATTGGGAGATGTCTTTACAGCGTAAAGTTAATGGGAGTTGGACGACAATCTCTACTCGTACTGGCTATGTCTCTAAATCGAGTCCATCCAATGAAACATTTACAAACGTAGAAAGATCTAATAGTCCTTTAAAAATATATGTGAAGTTTTATAATGACTCCTCTTTCAGTGATTATTATGGTGCTGCTCAATCACCATACCTATATCATAAAAGTAATTCTAACTCATTGTCGTATACTGGTACAGTAAATGATACAACGGTTCTAAAATATTCATTTGAGATTGATGAACAGGGAGTTTTAAATGTATCATCTATTTCAAATTCAGAAGAAATTAGCTATACAATCTTAAATTCGAAAAATGAATCGTTTGACCACGACGATACGTTAGTAGCTGGTAAATATGAGTTATATGTTACTGGATTGTCAGCTGAATTTAAAGAATATAATATATCTTTGTCAGGAGTAAACTTTAGTAGGTATTCAACTACACTTCCTAGTTTAAATATCACTAACCCTCAAAATAATTATGTCAGACTTTCAAAGAATACAGACCAAATTAATATCAAAGGAAGCTCTAATGGCGACATAACTTCAATATCAACACCTTGGCTTTCACAAGAATTTAATGTTGGAACAAGTTTCGTTAAAAATGTATCTCTTGGTCTTGGAATGAATGATTTATCTATCAGTACTGAATTAAATAATGGAAATGCTAGAACAGAAGTTAAGAAAGTAGTCTCACCAACAAGTAAACGTATTACAGGGTCTGATCGTATAGAAACTTCTACATTAATAAGCAAAGAAATATCTAAGTGGGGAATACAGACCGATACAGTTGTCCTTGCAAATAGTTTAGGTTTTCCAGATGGAGTTTCTGCTGTCACACTTGCTGCAAACAATAATGCTCCTATACTTTTATCAAATCCTGATACATTAACAAGTGAACTTAAAAATGAAATTAGTAGAATAAACCCTTCAAAGGTTTTAATTATTGGTGGAACAGATGTAATATCCAGTAATATTGAAAATGAATTAAAGGGCTTAGGCGTAACAAATATTCAAAGAATAGGTGGATCGAACCGCTATGTAACAAATACCAATATTGCTAATGAAGTAGTTAAAGAAACAACCACTCAGGCTTTTATTGTTAGAGGAGATGATTTCCCTGATGCTATTGCGATTGCTTCATATGCAGCGATGTTTGGACAGCCAGTATTGTTAACTACAAATGACCAACTATCCAACGAAGTAACTTCATTTTTAGATGAAAATGAATCTATAAGTAGTTTTTTAATTGTTGGAGGCATTAATGCTGTAAGTGAAAGCGTTGAGGATCAATTATCACAAGAAGGAACTGTTCATAGAATTTCAGGGGTTGACCGTTACGATACCTCTCATAATGTAGTTAAATTCTTTCAAATTAACTCTTCATCCGCAATTATATCTGATGGAACAAATTTCCCAGATGCAATCTCTGGTTCAGTGTTTGGAGCTCTAAATCGATACCACTTTATTCTTTCTGATCCAAATACACTCAATTCTAGTACACAGAGTGCACTGGATTATCTTTCATGGAAAAACCCAAGTGCAGATAGTTTGGATGGACTTTATATATTAGGAGGAATTTCAAATAGTGTTCAATCAAAAATTGACTCTACCTATATAAAATAAAGCCTTACTATTTTATTGTTTTCATTGGATACCTGAGTTTATGAATAGAAAAAAACAATCAACAGAATAATAATGAAGATTCTTTATGGGGGTAAACTACAGTATGAAAAAACACAATTCATTT
This portion of the Bacillus carboniphilus genome encodes:
- a CDS encoding cell wall-binding repeat-containing protein, yielding MRMLKKLFLLSILVVLGLAIVPTEKAEAEESGSCADGSSWGFSNYDFCLKSYSSGDDVFASITTTSSIERHWEMSLQRKVNGSWTTISTRTGYVSKSSPSNETFTNVERSNSPLKIYVKFYNDSSFSDYYGAAQSPYLYHKSNSNSLSYTGTVNDTTVLKYSFEIDEQGVLNVSSISNSEEISYTILNSKNESFDHDDTLVAGKYELYVTGLSAEFKEYNISLSGVNFSRYSTTLPSLNITNPQNNYVRLSKNTDQINIKGSSNGDITSISTPWLSQEFNVGTSFVKNVSLGLGMNDLSISTELNNGNARTEVKKVVSPTSKRITGSDRIETSTLISKEISKWGIQTDTVVLANSLGFPDGVSAVTLAANNNAPILLSNPDTLTSELKNEISRINPSKVLIIGGTDVISSNIENELKGLGVTNIQRIGGSNRYVTNTNIANEVVKETTTQAFIVRGDDFPDAIAIASYAAMFGQPVLLTTNDQLSNEVTSFLDENESISSFLIVGGINAVSESVEDQLSQEGTVHRISGVDRYDTSHNVVKFFQINSSSAIISDGTNFPDAISGSVFGALNRYHFILSDPNTLNSSTQSALDYLSWKNPSADSLDGLYILGGISNSVQSKIDSTYIK